The region AGGTAgagatgaagtcggaagtttacatacaccttagccaagtacatttaaactcatttttcaCCATTTCTGACATCTAATCCCAGGAAAGaattccctgtattaggtcagttaggatcaccactttatttgaagaatgtgaaatgtcacaataatagtagagagaatgatttatttcagcttttatttctttcatcacattcccagtgggtcagaagtttacatacactcaactagtatttggttgcattgcctttacattgtatAACTTGATTCAAACGTTTCGAttagccttctacaagctacccacactaagttgggtgaattttggcccattcctcctgacagtgctggtgtaactgagtcaggtttataggcctccttgcttgcacagactttttcagttatgcccacaaatgttctatttcACCTCCGCAACATGAtcctgccaccccgtgcttcacggttgggatggtgttcttcggcttgcaagcctcctcctttttcctccaaacacaacgatggtcattatggccaaacagttctatttttgtttcatcagagcagaggacatttctccaaaaattacgacctttgtccccatgtgcagttgcaaaccgtagtctggcttttttatggcggttttggagcagtggcttcttccttgctgggcggcctttcaggttatatcgatataggactcattttactgtggatatagataattttgtacctgtttcctccagcatcttcacaaggtcctttgctgttgttctgggattgatttgcacttttctcaccaaagtacgttcatctctaggagacatagcacttctccttcctgagcggtatgacgtctgcgtggtcccatggtgtttatacttgcgtacaattgtttgtacagatgaacgtggtaccttcaggtgtttggaaattgctcccaaggatgaatcagacttgtggaggtctacaattgttttctgaggtcttggctgatttcttttgattttcccatgatgtcaaacaaagaggcactgagtttgaaggtaggccttgaaatacatccacaggtatacctccaaatgacacaaattatgtaaattatgccatgcacaaagtaaccgacttgccaaaactatagtttgttaacaagagatttgtggagtggttgaaaaacaagttttaattctccaacctaagtgtatgtaaacttccaacttcagctGCACATAAGTGTACCCTTGTAGTTTGTACCTTAAAATAGACAAATTTGCCGTTTTAGGGTACCACCGTTTGTTCCTTTTAAAGCTGCAAGGTTTAACTTGTTGGGAGACTCGACCAAATTcaaatgtgtgttatagatctgtcattctcattgaaagcaggTCTAGATTTTTTTCTacgtgcgctatttctatgctttggTTCTTAAGTTTTTTtgttgcgtcttttactttctgttttgcataccagcttcaaacagctgaaaatacaatattttaatCCTAATTTCTcatgtaaatcgctctggataagtgtgtCTACAAAATGAATACATGTAAAAATAATTATCAATAtattgactgcaagaagcccaaacagatgcTGTACAATGTTTGACTAAAACCTAATAATTCCAAACCTTTCATACGTTTGTATAAGATCATGTGTCTCTCTCCTTTGCGTGGGATTACTTGGGATCAGATTTATTAAATTAAAATTACTTGGAGCTCATTTCCTGCTGTTTTTACAGTCTATTATATCTAACactaataacatttaaaaaatacatgttttttctcTGAAATCTtttgggggccaaataaaaccaacCGCGGGCCAAATTCGGCATTCAACAAAAAACCTCATATACCAACAATACATTGCGGCTTTGACGTCAAGAAAGGAACAGCCTGTTGGTGGCTTTGGTGATGGAGGCGAATCGTGTAAGTAGTAGGTACTAAAGTGCCCAAAGAGATGCGTAATTTTATGTTGCTAGTAGATGATAAAATAAGATAGCCAGCTATCTAAGTGTACCGGGCCATGCAAAACGAACTGTCCCACTCGGATCTAGCATGGTGTTTGGGGATTGAATAAGATAACTGGTTGGCTAACATTAGCAAGCGACAACAACTCCATCAACACTGCACGTTTTGCAGAAATTAATGGTCAAATATCAATTGGATTAATGTAATTGTTTATTtctatgtatgtactgtatatatgttgTAATATTTTTCCGGCAATTAGTATGATCTGTTACAAACATCAATTTGTACAATTTGTTATGAATTTGTAAGTGCTTAAGATCCCAATCAATCTCTTTGGACCGCTTAAGCTGGTACAACACCTACCTCTGGTACAACACTTCTGGTACAACACTTCTGGTACAACACTTCTGGTACAACACTTCTGGTACAACACCTCTGGTACAACACTTCCATATTCAAAATATTGGGTGCAAAAATGTACCATTATACTAGATTATTCGCACATgaacagtacatactgtatctccTGAAGGTATCTCTGAAGGTACATGATGTGTGTTTTGATCTTTTTGTACCCCAGGGAACAATAATGTACCCTAACCATACCCTTTCTTTCTGAGAGTGTCGTGTTGAGGGAATGAACCCTGATGTAGCCCACCAGCCTCAAAGAAACTCTGACCCTTCCCTGTTATGACTGTGTCACTGCACTGATCCTCAGGACTCCCATGGAGTTAATATGCCAACCTATTTCCGCTTCCTCACCATCCTGGCGTTCCATGTCTTCCTACAGGAGAGGGTAACATTCACATAACCCTGTCACATGTACAGTTTGTTTACAAATGTACTAATAACCAAATCAAGGGTGAACATTGTAAACCATTCTGAGCGGTATCTCTTCATACAACAGGTTGATTTAGCTGTGATTGAGGTTGGGATTGGAGGGGCCTATGACTGTACGAACATCATCAGGTAATTGTGCTGCATATCATAGAGGGTGTACTATCAAATTCAGACATATGATTGATTAGTTACAGAATCTGTTGTCACTTCTTTTTCTTTCTGACATTTGACGTACAGGAAGCCGTGGGTTTGTGGGATATCCTCCTTAGGAATTGATCATACAAGTATACTAGGAAACACCATAGAGGAGATCGCCTGGCAGAAAGCAGGCATATTTAAGGTGAGAGTAATGCATGTTGTGTTGGTGAGGTCAACCtactatatacactgtgtacaGTACTTACTATCTATAGTCTGTCTGCAGGGGGTGAATGTAGTTGAATTAAGCATTATTCCTCCCCAGCCAGGGGTGCCCGTGTTCACTGTCAAGCAGCTAGATAGGCCCATGACTGTTCTACAGGACAGAGCCAAAGAGATAGGGGTGAGTGACTGGGGCCTTTTCTCCTCCTGAATGTGGATGGATTCGCTATGTGTTTGTTTGAACGTGCTCATATTTCAGATGCTTTTTCTGACCCCCCCTGTGTTGTGTAGTGTCCTCTGTGGGTTTGTCCAGATCTGGAGCAGTATGAGTCTGGGGCTGGCCCTCTCAGTCTGGGCCTGGCTGGACAACAGCAGCGCTGCAACGCATCACTTGCCCTGCAGCTCAGCAAGACCTGGCTACAGCGCTACAGacagtctggtgtgtgtgtgtgtatgtgtatgtgtgttatattatAACTCACAAAGAAGGACAATGTTATTCTAGCTAGTATAGGAAGATATTGCTCAAGATAACAGTACACATTCCAATCGTGATGAGGTTCAGTAAGTTACTGTGGGACTCTACTGACTTTCAGATGATCAGCTTGCTGCCCCGATAGTGGAGAACAGGCTGGTCTCCCAGGCAACAGCCTTTAAGCCCAGCCCCATCATGGTCAAAGGTCGGTAGCATACTCTCACCCATGAAACATCCAGATAATTAAACACCTGTGCCTGAAAGCACAACATGAAAAAGGATCTGTCTCACACTTCCCTTACttctccactcatctccctccagGCTTGGAGGTGACAGAGTGGCCTGGAAGAACTCAGACTCTGAGGCATGGTCCTGTCACCTACTACCTGGACGGAGCCCACACCACGGGCAGCATGCAGGCCTGTGTACACTGGTTCAGCCAGGAGATCCAGCAGGAAGAGAGTAGCAACAGGTTAGTCTCTGCCTGGCCTCAAGGGGGCCCACAGACTTCTCTACAGTGGCCTTAGTTGGTCAAATGATTGTGGAAAACTGTAGGCCTATGTGACTGTGAGAAATAGTAGCATGCACGCAAACATCAGCACACACCATCTCAGAATTTATGTGAGATTTGACACTCATATAGATTCGATACTACATTTTGTGTCAAATTTACCGTCCATTCATTTCACGGTCAGATTTGATAGACACCATCTCTGAGTAGGCctactcactgtgtgtgtgtgacaggggccCTGTGATCCGAGTACTGCTGttcaacaccacaggagagaggGACTCTGCTGCCATGCTCAAACTCCTAGAGGTGAGTACTACAAGTCTGGGATCAGATACACAGACACTGCTGTCTGCTGCTCTATTCTGTAGCTCTGGCCAGAATCTAACTTTTGTACAGCACCTAAAGAAGCACAAACAGATCAAACCCTGAAATAGAATAAATGTCTAACACCGTCTCCCTTTGTTGTCCCTGCAGCCATGCCAGTTTGATTTTGCTGTGTTTTGTCCCAACATCACTGAAACTATTACAGAAAACAATGCAGGTGAGTTTACTTTTATGTTTGGGGTTTTAACAGACAGCTGCAAAGAAATATGAAACATGATTACATAACTTAGGAAA is a window of Oncorhynchus keta strain PuntledgeMale-10-30-2019 chromosome 25, Oket_V2, whole genome shotgun sequence DNA encoding:
- the LOC118358171 gene encoding folylpolyglutamate synthase, mitochondrial-like isoform X2; the encoded protein is MEISVALRRTKGFYEAVCALNTLQTNVSVLDQVQRERSELPELQLQAMRGFLHRTGLTVDKLDHLNIIHVTGTKGKGSTCAFTERILRDYGFRTGFYSSPHLVQVRERIRINGQPISKELFTKYFWEVFSQLDATKDSHGVNMPTYFRFLTILAFHVFLQERVDLAVIEVGIGGAYDCTNIIRKPWVCGISSLGIDHTSILGNTIEEIAWQKAGIFKPGVPVFTVKQLDRPMTVLQDRAKEIGCPLWVCPDLEQYESGAGPLSLGLAGQQQRCNASLALQLSKTWLQRYRQSDDQLAAPIVENRLVSQATAFKPSPIMVKGLEVTEWPGRTQTLRHGPVTYYLDGAHTTGSMQACVHWFSQEIQQEESSNRGPVIRVLLFNTTGERDSAAMLKLLEPCQFDFAVFCPNITETITENNADQQNFNVSVENMLTRCLDNQISWQSLSGTETTQGSESQLLIKDRLPLLAKTRTHTMVFPCILSALQWISQGRDAVLATAGSPYLPVQPSVTAKAEPLREAAQVSVLVTGSLHLVGGVLKYLDPSLAS